A region from the Desulfovibrio sp. Huiquan2017 genome encodes:
- a CDS encoding amphi-Trp domain-containing protein — MAEEKFVFDSLQDCGSIKDFLESLIEGFEKRSINLSTNGNEIHLEPEGLLNFTIKARKKGTENKISIKVSWKDAPAAQSPEDVFLKVR, encoded by the coding sequence ATGGCAGAAGAAAAATTCGTATTCGATTCGCTCCAGGACTGCGGGTCTATCAAGGACTTCCTCGAATCCCTGATCGAAGGGTTCGAGAAACGCTCCATCAACCTGTCCACCAACGGCAACGAGATCCACCTCGAACCGGAGGGGCTGCTCAACTTCACGATCAAGGCCAGGAAAAAGGGAACGGAGAACAAGATCTCCATCAAGGTATCCTGGAAGGACGCTCCCGCCGCCCAATCCCCGGAAGACGTCTTCCTCAAGGTCCGCTAA
- a CDS encoding GAK system XXXCH domain-containing protein: MSNDMTIGKYLTAEELAAFFRQLADAVENGGRDEFACVDDFRKIKISVKNEYGQISLKAKFKSAGPCAPEDGDGGTAKPKYKDLKKRMRGSFKILVKMVHDGAVPPREAVDAFLADAALMVTYPGYGDEYYESFTSVCAEFKAAYDSGDLAGMHAAVDKLVHEKSRCHAKYD; encoded by the coding sequence ATGAGCAACGACATGACCATCGGCAAATATCTCACCGCCGAAGAGCTGGCGGCCTTCTTTCGCCAACTGGCCGACGCCGTGGAAAACGGCGGCCGCGACGAGTTCGCCTGCGTGGACGATTTCCGCAAGATCAAGATCAGCGTGAAAAACGAGTACGGACAGATCAGCCTGAAGGCCAAATTCAAGTCGGCCGGACCGTGTGCGCCCGAAGACGGGGACGGCGGAACGGCCAAGCCCAAGTACAAGGATCTCAAGAAACGCATGCGCGGAAGCTTCAAGATACTGGTCAAGATGGTCCACGACGGCGCCGTCCCGCCCCGGGAGGCCGTGGACGCCTTCCTGGCCGACGCGGCCCTCATGGTCACCTACCCCGGCTACGGGGACGAATATTACGAGAGCTTCACGAGCGTATGCGCGGAGTTCAAGGCCGCCTATGACTCCGGCGACCTGGCCGGGATGCACGCGGCCGTGGACAAACTGGTCCACGAAAAGAGCCGCTGCCACGCCAAATACGATTGA
- a CDS encoding PhoU domain-containing protein — translation MITFEGLDENFKFIVYEVENQARSTQKFMDAPSRKRYAKITSRDDYIDNLKTIIENKCYSRIHADQTLDKRALNKIRAIQVICVNLEKIADYFVNIVKQMQYLDDQSFVQRYDYTEVFEIMLSRLGAILDAYHGEDMSKALYICKAEPMLDDVYKVRFDRVMNEMGMGRDAQSLVTVLFIFRYFERVGDALLNIGEAVIFSLLGERIKIEQFEALQQTLTKSGFSDSFSDIDFSAIWGTRSGCRIGKVESREADLTPEEKKQGSIYKEGNLEKIRKERESIQRWKQLFPNLVADIYGFHEEADKGSMLVEFLNGCTLDEVILSGDDELVRNALFILENTVLETWSKTMVELPVKTNYIRQIQSRLEGVLQTHPEFWRAPKCLGAAEVPSSESLLSACADIEDEMEAPFSVFIHGDFNINNVVYNHEAQQIHYIDLYRSRDFDYVQDASVFLVSNFRVPLFDTEHRARINAVIRQFLGFIRGFAGRHDDPTVEARLAFALARSFYTSTRFELNFKFAKEMYNRSMFLLEKIHHYRGGDWKRFTLPEDILYY, via the coding sequence ATGATCACATTTGAAGGACTGGACGAGAACTTCAAGTTCATCGTCTACGAGGTGGAAAACCAGGCCCGCTCCACGCAAAAGTTCATGGATGCCCCTTCGCGCAAGCGATACGCCAAGATCACTTCGCGCGACGACTACATCGACAACCTCAAGACGATCATCGAGAACAAGTGCTACTCGCGCATCCACGCGGACCAGACCCTGGACAAGCGGGCCCTCAACAAGATCCGCGCCATCCAGGTCATCTGCGTTAATCTCGAAAAGATCGCCGATTATTTCGTCAACATCGTCAAGCAGATGCAATATCTCGACGACCAGTCCTTCGTGCAGCGGTACGACTACACCGAGGTCTTCGAGATCATGCTCTCCCGGCTCGGGGCCATCCTCGACGCCTATCACGGCGAGGACATGTCCAAGGCCCTGTACATCTGCAAGGCCGAGCCCATGCTCGACGACGTGTACAAGGTCCGCTTCGACCGGGTCATGAACGAGATGGGCATGGGCCGCGACGCGCAATCACTGGTCACGGTGCTGTTCATCTTCCGCTATTTCGAGCGGGTGGGCGACGCCCTGCTGAACATCGGCGAGGCGGTCATCTTCTCCCTGCTCGGCGAGCGCATCAAGATCGAGCAGTTCGAGGCGTTGCAGCAAACCCTGACCAAGTCCGGATTCAGCGATTCCTTCTCGGACATCGACTTCAGCGCCATCTGGGGCACCCGCTCGGGCTGCCGCATCGGCAAGGTGGAATCGCGCGAGGCCGACCTGACCCCGGAAGAGAAGAAGCAGGGTTCCATCTACAAGGAAGGCAACCTGGAAAAGATCCGCAAGGAACGGGAGTCCATCCAGCGCTGGAAGCAGCTCTTTCCGAATCTGGTGGCCGATATCTACGGCTTCCACGAGGAAGCGGACAAGGGGTCCATGCTGGTGGAATTCCTGAACGGCTGCACCCTGGACGAGGTCATCCTGTCCGGCGACGACGAACTGGTGCGCAACGCACTGTTCATCCTGGAAAATACCGTGCTCGAAACCTGGTCGAAAACCATGGTCGAGCTGCCGGTCAAGACCAATTACATCCGGCAGATCCAGTCCCGGCTGGAAGGCGTGCTCCAGACCCACCCCGAATTCTGGCGCGCCCCAAAGTGTCTGGGTGCTGCAGAAGTGCCGTCCAGCGAATCCCTGCTGTCGGCCTGCGCGGACATCGAGGACGAGATGGAGGCCCCCTTCTCGGTCTTCATCCACGGCGATTTCAACATCAACAACGTGGTCTACAACCATGAGGCGCAGCAGATCCACTACATCGACCTGTACCGCTCGCGGGACTTCGACTACGTCCAGGACGCTTCGGTCTTCCTGGTCTCCAACTTCCGCGTGCCCCTGTTCGACACGGAACATCGCGCGCGCATCAACGCGGTCATCCGGCAATTCCTCGGATTCATCCGGGGATTCGCCGGGCGGCATGACGACCCCACGGTCGAGGCCCGGCTGGCCTTCGCCCTGGCGCGCAGCTTCTACACCTCCACCCGGTTCGAGCTGAACTTCAAGTTCGCCAAGGAGATGTACAACCGGTCCATGTTCCTGCTGGAAAAAATCCATCACTACCGGGGCGGGGACTGGAAGCGATTCACCCTGCCCGAGGACATCCTCTACTATTAG
- a CDS encoding GAK system ATP-grasp enzyme, with protein MKIGVIGIEGGWSSEKLADAVAERTGGERVLIDMANVRLDLPSGRAFYNGHTLNDFDALIIKKIGARYSPDLLDRLEVLRYLHERGLSIFSSPYSILRALDRLSCTISLQLKDIPMPPTTVTESVDQAMVALENYGEAVFKPLYTSKARGMFVLQNGPDARAAIEEYKAEHPILYIQKTIELGDLDLGIAFLGGEYLTTYARCKTNGAWNTTTASGGKYRPYEPAPEIIELARRAQADFNLDFTCVDVAITDEGPYVFEVSVFGGFRGIQETSGIDAAARYADYVMEKLK; from the coding sequence GTGAAGATAGGAGTCATTGGCATCGAGGGCGGCTGGTCCTCCGAAAAACTGGCGGACGCCGTGGCCGAAAGGACCGGCGGCGAGCGCGTGCTCATCGACATGGCGAACGTGCGCCTGGACCTGCCCTCGGGCCGGGCCTTCTACAACGGGCATACGCTCAACGATTTCGATGCCCTGATCATCAAGAAGATCGGTGCGCGCTACTCCCCGGACCTCCTGGACCGGCTGGAGGTCCTGCGCTATCTGCACGAACGGGGACTCAGCATATTCAGCTCGCCCTACTCCATCCTGCGCGCCCTGGACCGGCTGTCCTGCACCATCTCGCTTCAGCTCAAGGATATCCCCATGCCGCCCACGACCGTCACCGAGTCCGTGGACCAGGCCATGGTGGCCCTGGAGAACTACGGCGAGGCCGTGTTCAAGCCGTTGTACACCTCCAAGGCGCGCGGCATGTTCGTGCTGCAAAACGGGCCCGACGCCCGGGCGGCCATCGAGGAATACAAGGCCGAGCACCCCATCCTGTACATCCAGAAGACCATCGAATTGGGCGACCTGGACCTGGGCATAGCCTTCCTCGGCGGCGAGTACCTGACCACCTACGCCAGGTGCAAGACCAACGGGGCCTGGAACACCACCACGGCCTCGGGCGGCAAGTACCGGCCCTACGAGCCCGCGCCCGAGATCATCGAACTGGCCCGCCGGGCCCAGGCGGACTTCAACCTCGACTTCACCTGCGTGGACGTGGCCATCACCGACGAAGGCCCCTATGTCTTCGAAGTCTCCGTGTTCGGCGGCTTCCGGGGCATTCAGGAGACCAGCGGCATCGACGCCGCCGCGCGCTACGCGGACTACGTCATGGAGAAACTCAAATGA
- a CDS encoding 5'-nucleotidase C-terminal domain-containing protein, giving the protein MLRHLTRFVLAAVLLFHSIAAFAFDVTLLHVNDSHSYLDATSETIAPRGVAAYVRMGGWARLGQAVKAVRAERPNVLLLHAGDAVQGGLYFLKFNGRPEMELLDRLGFDAFELGNHEFDRGASFLAGMLAHTKVPVLCANLHASDEPALAARVKPYVIVEKGGERIGIIGLLTPEATVISSPGDVEFADETHMAILLARELQARGVNKIVLLTHVGFNEDRRLAATVPGVDVIVGGHSHTLLGSPDGVGALGLHPAAAYPTVVKGADGGDVYVVTAWKWGRMLGRLDLTFDDAGHITHAEARPTLILGDTFKHRNDAGLKVELKGAERDDLLALVAADPEAAVVPADPAIRKFLGPFSQGVEAMRTEVIGEAVLPLPHIRVPGTTDTGESLPRGSLIAPLVCRAMLSRLEATGRPADIALLNAGGVRESVEQGPITVGAAYTLLPFNNSLVLLELTGAQIHRALEVGVDRGGGAFPYVGAARYTADMRRPEGARVLAVDILDHAGNWVPLAPDRTYRVVTNNYLASGGDGYDVLKSAASRCDTGFVDAQAFIRYVERQRMLKPLPISGVTYIPAR; this is encoded by the coding sequence ATGTTACGCCACCTGACCCGTTTTGTCCTGGCCGCAGTGCTTCTTTTCCATTCCATCGCGGCCTTCGCCTTCGACGTGACCCTGCTGCACGTCAACGATTCCCACTCCTACCTGGACGCCACTTCCGAGACCATCGCCCCCCGGGGCGTGGCCGCTTATGTCCGCATGGGCGGTTGGGCCCGCCTCGGCCAGGCCGTCAAGGCGGTCCGCGCCGAAAGGCCGAACGTCCTCCTGCTCCACGCGGGCGATGCCGTGCAGGGTGGTCTCTATTTTCTGAAATTCAACGGCAGACCCGAAATGGAACTCCTGGACCGGCTGGGGTTCGACGCTTTTGAACTGGGCAACCATGAGTTCGACCGGGGCGCGTCCTTCCTGGCCGGGATGCTTGCCCATACCAAGGTTCCGGTGCTCTGCGCCAACCTGCACGCCTCGGACGAGCCCGCCCTGGCCGCCCGGGTCAAGCCCTACGTCATCGTGGAAAAGGGCGGCGAGCGCATCGGGATCATCGGCCTGCTCACCCCGGAGGCCACGGTTATTTCCAGCCCCGGCGACGTGGAGTTCGCCGATGAGACCCACATGGCCATCCTGCTTGCGCGCGAACTCCAGGCGCGCGGCGTGAACAAGATAGTGCTCCTGACCCACGTGGGCTTTAACGAGGACAGGCGTCTGGCCGCGACCGTCCCCGGCGTGGACGTCATCGTTGGCGGCCATTCCCACACGCTGCTCGGCAGCCCCGACGGCGTCGGCGCCCTGGGCCTTCACCCCGCGGCCGCCTATCCCACGGTGGTCAAGGGCGCGGACGGCGGCGACGTGTACGTGGTCACCGCCTGGAAATGGGGGCGCATGCTCGGCCGTCTGGATTTGACCTTCGACGACGCGGGCCACATCACCCATGCCGAGGCCCGACCCACCCTCATCCTGGGCGACACCTTCAAGCATCGGAACGACGCCGGGCTGAAGGTCGAACTCAAGGGTGCGGAGCGCGACGACCTGCTGGCTCTTGTCGCGGCCGACCCCGAGGCCGCCGTGGTGCCTGCCGATCCGGCCATCCGCAAGTTTCTCGGGCCGTTCAGCCAGGGCGTGGAGGCCATGCGCACGGAGGTTATCGGCGAGGCCGTCCTGCCTCTGCCGCACATCCGCGTGCCCGGCACCACCGACACCGGCGAGTCCCTGCCGCGCGGCAGCCTCATCGCCCCCCTGGTCTGCCGGGCCATGCTCAGCCGGCTTGAAGCCACCGGACGGCCCGCCGACATCGCCCTGCTCAACGCGGGCGGTGTGCGCGAATCCGTGGAGCAGGGGCCCATCACCGTGGGCGCGGCCTATACCCTGTTGCCGTTCAACAACAGTCTGGTGCTGCTCGAACTGACCGGCGCGCAGATTCACCGGGCCCTGGAAGTCGGAGTGGACCGTGGCGGCGGGGCCTTTCCCTATGTGGGGGCCGCCCGCTACACCGCCGACATGCGCCGCCCCGAGGGGGCCCGGGTCCTGGCCGTGGACATCCTGGACCACGCCGGCAATTGGGTTCCGCTCGCTCCGGACCGCACCTACCGCGTGGTCACCAACAATTATCTCGCCTCGGGCGGCGACGGCTACGACGTTCTCAAGTCCGCCGCGTCGCGCTGCGATACCGGGTTCGTCGATGCCCAGGCCTTCATCCGCTACGTCGAGCGCCAACGCATGCTCAAACCCTTGCCCATCAGCGGCGTGACCTACATCCCGGCCAGATAG
- a CDS encoding HprK-related kinase B, which produces MKLTGTTRRELASAVKTACPAARTLFLNLGGCRIRVNSSTDALNDALADYFKEFLTGEGEPQITLSAHQTPAPESDLAFNVKQPDPGKTRIKEEWIDLPDGRMVKKRLTGMLFLFGQGENVAVGPCRENVNQVINFVNNRFIEWKLNQGGFLGHAAGVRSGKRGISLAGFSGAGKSTLALHLMSKGATFISNDRVMVERDGEGLTMYGVAKQPRINPGTALNNPDLHCVVEPELRGRFLSLPKDELWGLEHKYDALIDECYGPGRFELRCPMNALIILNWTRDDTPLRAGMADPHERRDLLPAFMKSTGLFYLPDDPARRGDPDEDAYADLLAGADLIEIAGGVDFDRASEVCLHYMKTGRLPAD; this is translated from the coding sequence ATGAAGCTGACCGGTACAACCCGCCGGGAATTGGCCAGCGCCGTGAAGACGGCCTGCCCGGCCGCCCGCACGCTTTTCCTTAACCTCGGCGGCTGCCGCATCCGGGTAAACAGTTCCACGGACGCGCTGAACGACGCCCTGGCCGACTATTTCAAGGAATTCCTCACCGGGGAGGGCGAGCCGCAGATCACCCTTTCGGCCCACCAAACCCCGGCCCCGGAATCGGACCTCGCCTTCAACGTCAAGCAACCCGACCCCGGCAAGACCAGGATCAAAGAGGAATGGATAGACCTGCCCGACGGCCGGATGGTCAAAAAGCGGCTGACCGGCATGCTCTTCCTCTTCGGGCAGGGCGAGAACGTGGCCGTGGGGCCGTGCCGGGAGAACGTCAATCAGGTCATCAACTTCGTCAACAACCGGTTCATCGAATGGAAGCTCAACCAGGGAGGATTCCTGGGCCACGCCGCCGGAGTGCGTTCGGGCAAACGCGGCATCTCGCTGGCCGGGTTCTCGGGCGCGGGCAAATCCACGCTCGCCCTGCACCTCATGAGCAAGGGGGCGACGTTCATCTCCAACGACCGGGTCATGGTCGAGCGGGACGGCGAGGGGCTGACCATGTACGGGGTGGCCAAGCAGCCGCGTATCAACCCGGGCACGGCCCTGAACAACCCGGACCTGCACTGCGTCGTGGAGCCGGAACTGCGCGGGCGATTCCTGTCCCTACCCAAGGACGAACTGTGGGGGCTGGAGCACAAATACGACGCCCTTATCGACGAATGTTACGGGCCGGGACGTTTCGAACTGCGCTGCCCCATGAACGCCCTGATCATTCTCAACTGGACGCGGGACGACACCCCCCTGCGCGCCGGCATGGCGGACCCGCACGAACGCCGGGATCTCCTGCCCGCGTTCATGAAGTCCACCGGGCTCTTCTACCTGCCCGACGACCCGGCCCGCCGGGGCGACCCGGACGAGGACGCCTACGCCGACCTGCTGGCCGGGGCCGATCTCATCGAAATCGCCGGAGGCGTGGACTTCGACCGGGCATCCGAGGTATGCTTGCACTACATGAAAACCGGCCGTCTTCCGGCCGACTGA
- a CDS encoding GAK system CofD-like protein: protein MRIRVTRDVTIPDPRKLEQFRRAPELGPSVLFFSGGTALRDTSRELIRYTHNSIHLITPFDSGGSSAIIRKAFAMPAVGDIRNRLMALADQSVKGNPEIYNLFTHRLPKDAERDALRGELDAMAAGVHPLVRRIPDPMRKLIRNHFYEFMERMPEAFDLRGASVGNLVLTAGYLSNRRQLDPVIYLFSKLVQVCGVVRPTVNKDLHLAVRLRDGRTVVGQHLITGKESAPLASPVEDIWLTSSLEARDPVRAPIRNKVREWIGKADLICYPPGSFYSSVMANLLADGVGRAVAANTCPKVFVPSTGVDPETPGMSVADRADALCRRLRADAGTDAGGEVLGYVLVDSKHGRYPGGIDKKRLEEREFTVMDGPLVTAQSAPYIDGRVLSEFLLSLC, encoded by the coding sequence ATGCGCATTCGAGTCACCAGGGACGTCACCATCCCCGACCCCCGCAAGCTTGAGCAGTTCAGGCGGGCCCCCGAGCTCGGTCCGTCCGTGCTCTTTTTCAGCGGCGGCACGGCCTTGCGCGACACCTCCCGGGAACTCATCCGCTATACCCACAACTCCATCCATCTGATCACCCCCTTCGACTCGGGCGGCAGTTCGGCGATCATCCGCAAGGCCTTCGCCATGCCCGCCGTGGGCGACATCCGCAACCGGCTCATGGCCCTGGCCGACCAGTCCGTGAAGGGCAACCCCGAAATCTACAATCTCTTCACCCATCGACTGCCCAAAGACGCGGAACGCGACGCCCTGCGCGGCGAGCTGGACGCCATGGCCGCCGGAGTGCATCCCCTGGTCCGGCGCATCCCGGACCCCATGCGCAAACTCATCCGCAATCATTTTTACGAATTCATGGAGCGCATGCCCGAGGCCTTCGACCTCCGGGGCGCGTCCGTCGGCAACCTGGTCCTGACCGCCGGGTACCTGTCCAACCGCCGCCAACTCGACCCGGTCATCTATCTCTTCTCCAAGCTGGTCCAGGTCTGCGGCGTGGTCCGCCCGACCGTGAACAAGGACCTGCACCTGGCCGTGCGACTGCGCGACGGCCGGACCGTCGTGGGCCAGCACCTGATCACCGGCAAGGAATCCGCCCCGCTCGCCTCGCCCGTGGAGGACATCTGGCTGACTTCCTCCCTGGAGGCCCGGGATCCGGTCCGCGCCCCCATCCGCAACAAGGTCCGGGAGTGGATCGGCAAGGCGGACCTGATCTGCTACCCGCCGGGCAGCTTCTATTCCAGCGTGATGGCCAACCTGCTGGCCGACGGCGTGGGCCGGGCCGTGGCCGCCAACACCTGCCCCAAAGTCTTCGTCCCGTCCACGGGCGTCGATCCCGAGACGCCCGGCATGTCCGTGGCCGACCGGGCGGACGCGCTCTGCCGCCGCCTGCGGGCCGACGCCGGGACCGATGCGGGCGGCGAGGTCCTGGGCTACGTCCTGGTGGATTCGAAACACGGCCGATACCCCGGCGGCATCGACAAGAAACGCCTTGAGGAGCGCGAATTCACGGTGATGGACGGACCACTCGTCACGGCGCAAAGCGCCCCGTACATCGACGGACGGGTCCTGAGCGAATTTTTGCTGTCGCTTTGCTGA